The DNA region CTGGGCATCAACCCGCTGCTCACCATCTCCGCGGTGGCGGAGCGCACCGTGGCGCTGATGGCCCGGCGGCACGGTTGGAGCGTGGACTACTCGCCGGTTCCGGAGGCCCCGGGGCCGCGGCCCACGCAGCCCCTGGCCGTGCAGTTCACCGAGACCATGTACGGCTACATCTCCGCGGGGGCCGACGAGGACTTCCTGCGAGCCGGGGACCCCGCGCGCAGGGATACGTCGCCGTTCCGCTTCATCGTCACAGTGGACTCACGGGACCTGGAGGAGACGCTCGCGCATCCGCTGCACCCCATGCAACTGTCGGGCTGCGTGGTGGCGCCCGTGCTGTCCTCCCGTCCGATGACGGTGGAGCGGGGCGTGCTGCACCTGATGACCCACGAGGGCGCTCGTCCTGGCGGACGGCGGATGCGCTACCAGCTCCCGCTGGTCTCCGAGTCCGGCGAGCGCTTCTTCGTCGACGGCTACAAGGACGTCCATGACGACGACGGTCCGGACTTGTGGGTGGACACCACGCGGCTCCTGGTGTCCATCTTCCGCGGCGAGGACGCTTCGGGGCGCTGCATCTTCAGGGGCTACCTGCGGCTGAACGCCAAGGACTTCGCCGTGCAGCTCTCCACCCTACGGGTGCTCCATGCCCAGGGTACGGTGCAGCGGCTGGCCGCGCTCGCCCGCTTCGGACGTTTCTTCTTCGGGGAACTCTTCGAGACGTACGTGCGCAGCAAGGCCGCGTAGCGGGCGGGGAGGCGGCGGCACGGCTTTCGTACCGCTACGTCGTGCTCCTTCTGGATGGCGTGGGCACCGTGAGGCGCACACGCCATTTCATGAAGGAAGGACAGCCCATGCCCAATGACCGTGAGCAGGGAAAGGGCGCTCCGCAGGGCAGCGAGCGTCAGGCCAGCCGCCGGGATACGCCCATCGAGGTCCGCAGGCGGCTGCGGCACGAGTCACGCACGAGCCAGACGTACGCGGCCTTCATCAAGCACCTGTGCGAGCGAGGCGGCATGTCACCCGCCGTGGCCGAGAAGGCCGCGGTGTCCGTCCTCTGCGCTTTGGAACAGCGAATCCTCAGTGAGGAGGCAAGCGACCTGGAGGACCAGCTTCCTCGCAAGCTGACCCTGCTGCTGCACCGCTGTGAGAAGCACGAGGAAGAGCTGCCTCCCAAGTTCCACCGCGAGCACCTTCTGCGTCGGGTCGGCGAGGACCTGAGCCTTCATCCAGACGCGGTGGAGCCGGTGGTTCGCGCGGTGATGGATGCCGTCCGCCACCAGATAACCGAAGGGGAGTCCGAGGACGTCATGGGCCAGCTCCCGCCGGACATCCGCGACCTCTGGACGCGCACCGTCTGAAGACTCAAGCGAGGCCGCTGGGGGTATGGCGGATGCCAGAGGCGCTGCGAAGCGCCTCCGCCCACCAGGGCTCGGCCGCCACCAGGACGTCTCGGCCTCGCAGCCGCGCCACCATGCCCTCGGGCGCCACGACGGAGAAGCGCAGGGGCTTCCCGAGCGCGGAGGTGAGCGCGGCCGTGGTGCTTTCATCCTCGGCGGAGAAGCCGAGTGGACCGTCGGGGTGACTGTGCGCCACCTCTTCAAGGACGTCACGCAGCCGCCAGATGGCTTCCCAGCGGGCGCGTGAGTCGGGCAGTTGATTCGG from Myxococcus xanthus includes:
- a CDS encoding DUF2267 domain-containing protein, translated to MPNDREQGKGAPQGSERQASRRDTPIEVRRRLRHESRTSQTYAAFIKHLCERGGMSPAVAEKAAVSVLCALEQRILSEEASDLEDQLPRKLTLLLHRCEKHEEELPPKFHREHLLRRVGEDLSLHPDAVEPVVRAVMDAVRHQITEGESEDVMGQLPPDIRDLWTRTV